The region GTGGACTTTCGCAACACCCTGATTATCCTGACCAGCAACATCGGCTCGCCGCTGATTCTGGAAGCGCAGGCGCGGGGTGACAGCGCCGAAAGCATCCGTGATCAGGTGCTGGCAGTGCTGAATCAGCACTTCCGCCCGGAGTTCCTGAACCGGGTCGACGACATCATCGTGTTCGATGCCCTGACGGCGGCAGACCTGACCCGCATCGTGGATATCCAGACGGCTGGCCTGCGCAAGCGCCTGGCTGAGCGGCGCGTGACGCTGCACCTGAGCGACTCGGCCAAGGCCCGCCTCGCAGAGATCGGCTACGATCCCGCTTTCGGCGCCCGCCCACTCAAGCGTGCCATTGCCCGACAGATCGAAACGCCGCTGGCCCGTGAAATCCTGCAGGGCCACGTACCGGACAGCAGCAGTCTGCACGTGGACTATGTCGATGGCCAGTTCAGGTTCAATACCGGAGTTCTCAACTAAAGGCTGGCTCAAGCCGTTCTAGTGATGCACCAGCGGCGTGCCACCTCATGGAGGGACACGTCGCTGGTGCATCTGCACAGTTCCAAGGAAGCATCCTTGCTCCGTTGTTCCCTGACTCTTTACCCGACTATGGCCCTGATGACCACGGCAGTCGAACCATAACCTCCTGAACGAACATACCCGTGTCGTCGCTTTACTTGCCTTCTGTACCGTTGATGTGGCGTGGCAACCGGCCTTGTGCCTGGGCTCGCGGTCCGGGGTATCCGTCAGGTCTTCAGGAGAGATGCACGGCGGTTCTCGACCGACTTGAGATGGCTGCGAATGCCGCGCCCTGCCATCGGTTCGTCTGCGAAGCGGGGAATCACATGGAAGTGGGCGTGCATGATGTGCTGTCCCCCGAGCTCCCCTACATTCCACCCGACGTTGTAGCCGTCCGGAGCGAGACCGGCATCAAGGTGATCCCTGGTCTGATGAAGCAGGGTCTGCGTAGCCGCCCACTCCTCTGTGGTCAGATCAAAGACGGTGGGGCGATGCGCTTTCGGAATGATGATGCCGGCTCCTTCAAGGGCGCCATTCTCGCTGGGTTTGATACTCAGGAGGCACAGGTCATTCTCGAGAACGAAGGCCCCGCGCCGCATTTCAGCAAGGTCGCAGTACGGGCAGGCAGATGATTGAGGCATGACGAGCTGAGCATAGGACACGATTGACGGGTTAAGAGGAGCACTTGGGCCTGTCGCCCGACATTCGGGCAGACACTCCCCGAAACGCCTTTTGAAGCCTCAGGAAAATCAAACAAGCGCCGCCCCCAACGGGACGGCGCTTCATGTTTTCAGGGTTAGCGGCGAACAGTGGACGTTTCAACGTGACGGCGCCCAGCAAGTCCAGCAAGCCCCAGCAGGCCCGCAAGGCCCAACCAGCCCCAATCGGTACCGCGTTCATTCATCTCGATGTTTGTGGTTTCGGTGGTCGTGTTGGTCTCCTGGGCACCTGCGTTGACGGGCAGGGCAAGGACAGCAGAGAAAGCCAGCAGTTTCAGCAATTTCGTCATGGGCGCAGTGTGACGCAAACCACCCTCTGGAAGGCTCGATCAGCTTGAGAAAATCTGCACACTCATGGCTTCAGCGCGACGCACCCGCTGAAGCCCACACCGCCGCCACGGCTTCCTCAACACTTTTGATGCCAGGGTGTCCATCGAGCCCCGGAGGTACGACCAGGCGTGTATAGCCGGCCCGCCCTGCCTCTTCAGCGCGGCGCAGCGCCGCCTGGGTGGAGCGGACTTCCCCAGCCAGACCGACCTCACCGAAAACGGCGACATTCCCCGGCAGGGCGCGCCCGACGACTGCCGAATACACCGCCAGCGCCACTGCGAGATCCAGGCCCGGGTCGGGAACCTTGAGACCGCCAGCCAGGTTGACGTACACATCCAGGCCGCCCAACGTGAGGTCCAGCCGCCGCTCCAGCACGGCCAGCACCACATCAACCCGGCGGGGGTCCAGGCCCACGACCACGCGCCGGGCGTTGGGATACGGCGTCTTGGACGCCAGCGCCTGAACCTCCAGGAGCATGGGCCGCTGACCGTCGATGGTGGCCGCAACAACGCTCCCCGGCACGCCGACCGGACGCTCGGCCAGAAAAGCCGCCGAAGGGTTGTCCACAGCAATCAATCCTTCGCCGCGCATCTCGAAGACGCCGAGTTCAC is a window of Deinococcus deserti VCD115 DNA encoding:
- a CDS encoding HIT family protein; translated protein: MPQSSACPYCDLAEMRRGAFVLENDLCLLSIKPSENGALEGAGIIIPKAHRPTVFDLTTEEWAATQTLLHQTRDHLDAGLAPDGYNVGWNVGELGGQHIMHAHFHVIPRFADEPMAGRGIRSHLKSVENRRASLLKT
- a CDS encoding WGxxGxxG family protein; this translates as MTKLLKLLAFSAVLALPVNAGAQETNTTTETTNIEMNERGTDWGWLGLAGLLGLAGLAGRRHVETSTVRR